In Methylacidiphilum infernorum V4, a single window of DNA contains:
- the leuS gene encoding leucine--tRNA ligase codes for MSARKAYPFGVIEPKWQRYWLEKGLFRSADPGEEGSSKPKFYVLDMFPYPSGSGLHVGHLEGYTASDIIARYKRMKGFNVLHPMGWDAFGLPAEQHAILTGTHPALTTRQNIANFKRQIQAMGFSYDWSREINTTDPAYYKWTQWIFLRLFEKGLAYVAEAPVWYCPNLKTVLANEEIIHTPDGPRSERGNHPVIRKPFRQWFLKITAYAEKLLEGLEKVQWPESIKEMQRHWIGKSEGALIRFPVEGKECKIEVFTTRPDTLFGTTFLVLAPEHPLVEEVTTLENKAEVENYRAAAFLKSDLERTELAKSKTGVWTGGYALHPVTGERLPIWVSDYVLMTYGTGAIMAVPAHDHRDYEFAKTFNLPIRKVVVPEKDGEQYETGCFTGEGISVDSEFISGLKTAEAKKRIVEWLEERKLGKKTIQYKLRDWLFSRQRYWGEPFPIVWKEGKAIAVSDADLPVLLPDLDDFTPTDEGIAPLSRKKEWVELPDGTRREINTMPQWAGSCWYYLRYCDPHNEKLPFSAEKEKYWMSPQGVDLYIGGAEHAVLHLLYARFWHKVLYDIGLVSTPEPFYRLVNQGVILGEDNQKMSKSRGNIVNPDAIIQEYGADTLRLFEMFLGPLQQSKPWSSKGLEGPHRFLARVWRLFMDEDGEGMWVLRTDIVDEQPPLPIQKLQHKTVAEVTQDIENFQFHTAIAKLMTFVNELTKEKTRWKSVLEVLLLLLSPFAPHLCEELWHNLGHADSLAYVPWPEYDPKLLEEQWVEIIVQINGKVRGRLSVKKDTDKQELINRAREHSSIAKWLENRAFSKIVYIPNKLLNFVFEPRE; via the coding sequence ATGTCTGCCAGAAAAGCCTATCCCTTTGGAGTTATTGAACCGAAGTGGCAGAGGTATTGGCTTGAAAAAGGACTTTTCCGTTCAGCAGATCCAGGAGAAGAGGGTTCAAGCAAGCCTAAGTTTTACGTTTTGGACATGTTCCCTTATCCCTCGGGGAGCGGCCTTCATGTAGGTCATCTTGAAGGATATACCGCCTCGGATATCATCGCCCGCTACAAGAGAATGAAAGGATTTAATGTTCTTCATCCCATGGGTTGGGATGCTTTTGGGCTTCCGGCAGAACAACACGCGATTTTAACCGGAACCCATCCTGCCCTTACAACAAGGCAAAATATTGCCAATTTTAAGCGCCAGATACAGGCCATGGGCTTTTCTTATGATTGGAGTAGGGAAATCAACACCACGGATCCCGCTTACTACAAATGGACACAGTGGATTTTTTTAAGGTTGTTCGAGAAGGGATTGGCTTATGTCGCCGAAGCTCCCGTGTGGTATTGCCCAAATCTCAAGACGGTTCTTGCTAACGAAGAGATAATCCATACCCCAGACGGTCCTCGATCCGAAAGAGGGAACCATCCGGTCATAAGAAAACCTTTTAGGCAGTGGTTTCTCAAGATAACCGCTTATGCTGAAAAGTTATTGGAAGGATTGGAAAAAGTTCAATGGCCGGAATCCATCAAGGAGATGCAACGCCATTGGATTGGCAAGAGCGAGGGAGCATTGATCCGATTTCCTGTAGAAGGAAAAGAGTGCAAAATAGAAGTATTTACAACCCGGCCTGATACATTATTTGGGACTACATTCTTGGTTTTGGCTCCCGAACATCCACTTGTAGAAGAAGTTACCACTCTTGAAAACAAGGCCGAGGTAGAGAACTACCGTGCTGCCGCTTTTTTGAAATCGGATTTAGAAAGAACCGAGCTGGCCAAAAGTAAAACAGGGGTCTGGACGGGGGGATATGCTCTCCATCCTGTAACAGGAGAAAGATTGCCTATCTGGGTATCCGACTATGTTCTCATGACCTATGGAACGGGAGCTATAATGGCCGTTCCGGCTCATGACCATAGAGATTACGAATTTGCTAAAACTTTTAACCTTCCCATAAGAAAAGTAGTGGTACCGGAAAAGGATGGAGAACAATATGAAACGGGTTGTTTTACCGGGGAGGGTATCTCTGTCGATTCGGAATTTATTTCCGGGCTTAAGACGGCGGAGGCAAAGAAGAGAATCGTCGAATGGCTTGAAGAAAGAAAACTGGGAAAAAAAACTATACAATACAAATTAAGGGATTGGCTTTTTTCTCGCCAAAGGTATTGGGGAGAGCCCTTCCCCATAGTATGGAAAGAAGGCAAGGCTATAGCCGTTTCTGATGCAGACCTGCCTGTTTTGTTACCTGACCTTGATGATTTTACACCAACCGATGAGGGCATAGCCCCTTTGTCGCGGAAAAAGGAGTGGGTTGAACTGCCTGATGGGACGAGAAGAGAAATTAATACTATGCCACAATGGGCGGGTTCCTGCTGGTATTATTTAAGATATTGTGATCCCCATAATGAGAAATTACCCTTTTCTGCTGAAAAAGAAAAATACTGGATGAGTCCCCAGGGAGTCGATTTGTATATCGGCGGGGCTGAGCATGCTGTTTTACATTTACTTTATGCAAGGTTTTGGCACAAGGTTCTCTACGATATAGGCTTGGTATCAACTCCTGAACCTTTCTACAGGTTAGTAAATCAAGGGGTTATCCTGGGCGAGGACAATCAAAAAATGTCGAAATCCCGGGGAAATATCGTTAACCCCGACGCGATTATCCAGGAATATGGGGCGGATACTTTGCGCCTTTTCGAAATGTTTTTAGGTCCCTTGCAACAGAGCAAACCTTGGTCTTCTAAGGGTCTTGAAGGGCCCCATCGATTTTTAGCCAGGGTATGGAGATTATTCATGGATGAAGACGGCGAAGGAATGTGGGTCTTGAGAACCGATATCGTTGATGAGCAGCCCCCGCTGCCTATTCAAAAACTTCAGCACAAGACCGTGGCCGAAGTAACACAAGATATCGAGAATTTCCAGTTTCACACCGCCATAGCCAAGCTTATGACTTTCGTCAATGAGTTAACGAAAGAAAAAACGAGATGGAAAAGCGTTCTAGAGGTTCTTCTTTTACTTTTATCGCCTTTTGCCCCCCATCTCTGCGAGGAGTTGTGGCACAACCTAGGTCATGCAGACTCTCTTGCATATGTGCCTTGGCCTGAATATGACCCGAAGTTATTGGAAGAACAATGGGTAGAGATCATCGTCCAAATTAATGGGAAAGTTCGGGGACGGTTGTCGGTAAAAAAAGATACCGATAAGCAGGAATTGATAAATAGGGCAAGAGAACATTCTTCTATTGCTAAGTGGCTGGAAAACAGGGCGTTTTCCAAGATCGTTTATATCCCTAACAAGCTTCTCAATTTTGTTTTTGAACCCAGAGAATAA
- a CDS encoding TldD/PmbA family protein yields MILSEPESKDLLGAILSLSKAESLFVEIRGAEATNIRISKNCLNTNGTEKSLKLTLNSAFGNRTASYTLNQLGQKEIEQGLRHCEMLAKVAPPDPEFLPPLGPQTYLQSCSYSEAMGNLSLEDLGRILSRTFDVLSQEKSSRIDISCYAKWQKYFTAIADSNGLFGYQKVANLQLTLTARTDDGQGSGWAGAIGFQLSDIHPEQLLESALNKAILSREKATLSPAPYTVLLEPSAVADLVGLMLFSMDGRAADEGRSVFSKPGGGNRIGELLFSRNVTLISNPSDPRVPGAIFSSEGVPCFNTPWVQNGVLTNLIYSRFWAKKKNKQPLAEPSNIIMGGSSASLEEMIRDIDKAVLITRLWYIREADPQSLIFTGLTRDGTFLIEKGKISRAVNNFRFNQSPVKMLQNVIAMGKPLSAVGSEIDEIPALVPPLLVKDFNFSSLSEAV; encoded by the coding sequence ATGATTCTTTCCGAGCCCGAATCAAAAGATCTTTTAGGTGCGATCCTTTCTCTATCGAAAGCGGAAAGCTTGTTTGTGGAAATAAGGGGTGCAGAGGCCACAAATATCCGCATAAGCAAAAATTGCCTAAACACCAATGGGACGGAAAAATCTTTGAAATTAACGCTAAACTCGGCATTTGGGAACAGAACCGCCAGCTATACATTAAATCAACTTGGGCAAAAGGAGATCGAGCAAGGGTTAAGGCATTGCGAAATGCTTGCAAAAGTTGCTCCTCCTGATCCTGAATTCCTTCCCCCTCTTGGACCACAAACCTATCTTCAGAGCTGTTCTTACTCTGAAGCCATGGGGAATCTCTCCCTGGAAGACCTGGGCAGGATTCTTTCCCGCACTTTCGATGTCCTTTCCCAAGAAAAATCCTCCCGTATAGACATAAGCTGTTATGCAAAATGGCAAAAATATTTTACAGCTATTGCCGATTCCAACGGTCTTTTTGGCTATCAAAAAGTAGCCAATCTTCAACTCACCCTTACGGCAAGAACCGATGATGGTCAAGGTTCGGGGTGGGCGGGAGCAATTGGCTTCCAGCTTTCGGATATCCATCCTGAGCAACTCCTCGAGTCTGCCCTAAATAAGGCCATTTTGAGCAGGGAAAAAGCTACCCTCAGTCCGGCCCCGTATACCGTTCTCCTTGAACCTTCGGCAGTCGCCGATCTTGTCGGTCTCATGTTGTTCTCTATGGACGGCCGTGCAGCGGATGAGGGAAGGAGTGTTTTTTCCAAGCCGGGTGGAGGAAATCGCATCGGCGAACTTTTATTTTCTCGAAATGTAACCCTCATTTCTAATCCTTCTGATCCAAGGGTCCCGGGAGCAATATTTTCTTCAGAAGGTGTTCCCTGTTTCAATACTCCATGGGTGCAGAACGGGGTTCTTACCAATCTCATTTACTCCAGGTTTTGGGCAAAAAAGAAAAACAAACAACCCCTTGCTGAACCTTCCAACATCATCATGGGGGGAAGCTCGGCTTCCCTTGAAGAAATGATCCGGGATATAGATAAAGCCGTTTTGATTACAAGGCTTTGGTACATCAGAGAGGCTGACCCTCAATCCCTTATTTTCACAGGTCTTACTCGAGACGGAACGTTTTTAATCGAAAAAGGGAAAATCAGTAGGGCGGTAAACAATTTTCGATTCAACCAAAGTCCTGTAAAAATGCTCCAAAATGTTATCGCTATGGGCAAGCCTCTTTCGGCGGTAGGAAGCGAAATAGACGAAATACCCGCCCTTGTCCCTCCCCTGTTAGTCAAAGACTTTAATTTTTCCTCTCTCTCAGAAGCCGTCTAA
- a CDS encoding TldD/PmbA family protein produces the protein MSSVFPAPLLPEFWEREQSKRLAAVIAENALHTARLYGCQFCDIRINWVQKERILAREHRIEELAGSFESGMGIRVLFNGTWGFASSNVLDPKEAAEKTRQAIELAKHCLKFNPRRVELENIPSIQGSWHQKVLVDPFQLPVEEKSSLLLEINDQALKAGAHFCRSYLLFHKELKIYASSLGSWIEQTFLRTYPKFIVTVVDKKEGRFESRASLEAPKSGGMEVIDKKAFLTEVEEATSQAKEKLLAKPVSPGKKDLVIHPTNLWLTIHETIGHSTELDRIMGLEANYAGTSFLKPDQLDKFDFASPIVSIRADRSQPGGLATVGYDDDGLPSSWADFFIIEKGILKNFQMSIGQAHWIGKERSNGCSYAQSYNYFPIQRMPNISLVPSDSNERLEDLISGVEEGIYIIGDGSWSIDQQRYNFQFGGQLFYEIKKGKIGQMLRDVVYQGNTLSFWKSCDGLCGKDEYRLCGTLFCGKGEPSQSAPVSHGAVPARFRNINVLNIHLLS, from the coding sequence ATGTCCTCTGTATTCCCTGCTCCCCTTTTACCCGAGTTCTGGGAAAGAGAGCAGAGTAAAAGGTTGGCCGCGGTTATTGCCGAAAATGCGCTGCATACGGCTAGGCTCTATGGCTGTCAATTCTGCGATATCCGGATAAACTGGGTTCAAAAGGAAAGGATCTTGGCCAGGGAACATAGGATCGAGGAATTAGCCGGGAGCTTTGAATCCGGCATGGGCATAAGGGTCCTTTTCAATGGAACATGGGGCTTTGCTTCTTCAAATGTTCTTGATCCCAAGGAGGCTGCCGAAAAAACAAGACAAGCCATTGAATTAGCCAAACATTGCCTTAAGTTCAATCCCAGGAGGGTAGAGCTGGAAAATATTCCCTCGATACAAGGATCTTGGCATCAAAAAGTCCTTGTTGATCCATTCCAGTTACCTGTTGAAGAAAAATCCTCTCTTTTACTTGAAATCAATGATCAAGCATTAAAAGCGGGTGCTCATTTCTGCCGATCTTACCTGTTGTTTCATAAAGAATTAAAAATTTATGCTTCCTCCTTGGGTTCCTGGATAGAACAAACATTTTTAAGAACCTATCCGAAGTTTATCGTTACGGTGGTGGATAAAAAAGAAGGGAGATTCGAATCCCGGGCAAGTTTGGAAGCTCCGAAATCCGGGGGCATGGAAGTCATCGATAAAAAAGCTTTTTTAACAGAGGTTGAGGAAGCCACAAGTCAAGCAAAAGAAAAACTGCTGGCTAAACCCGTCAGTCCCGGTAAAAAAGATCTTGTTATCCACCCAACCAACCTTTGGTTGACCATTCATGAAACCATAGGCCATTCCACAGAGCTGGATAGAATTATGGGACTTGAAGCCAACTACGCCGGAACCTCGTTTCTAAAACCTGATCAATTGGATAAGTTTGATTTCGCAAGCCCCATTGTTTCGATAAGAGCCGACCGCTCTCAACCCGGAGGATTGGCGACCGTTGGATACGACGATGACGGCCTACCATCAAGCTGGGCGGATTTCTTTATCATCGAAAAGGGGATACTTAAAAACTTCCAGATGTCCATAGGACAAGCTCATTGGATTGGAAAAGAGAGATCCAATGGGTGTAGTTATGCTCAAAGCTATAATTATTTCCCCATCCAACGCATGCCCAATATTTCTCTTGTTCCAAGCGATAGCAATGAGCGGTTGGAAGATCTTATCTCTGGTGTGGAGGAGGGTATCTATATTATCGGGGATGGGAGCTGGAGCATTGACCAGCAAAGATACAATTTCCAATTTGGAGGACAACTTTTTTACGAGATAAAAAAAGGTAAAATTGGGCAAATGCTTCGAGACGTGGTGTATCAAGGAAATACCCTTTCTTTTTGGAAATCCTGCGATGGCCTTTGCGGCAAGGACGAATATAGGCTTTGCGGAACCCTTTTTTGCGGCAAAGGAGAACCTTCCCAATCAGCCCCGGTTTCGCATGGTGCTGTCCCTGCCAGGTTTAGAAATATCAATGTCCTGAATATTCATTTGCTTTCATGA
- a CDS encoding M20 family metallopeptidase — protein sequence MPKGSTEWISKNREKLFSLLESLVRIPTINPPGEKYLEIVEFLDAEFRRLGLETQIIQVPEETVKKQLGSASYPRYNFIARWNLRAEKTVLFNSHFDVVPVSGKWKHDPFGGQRDEKWIYGRGSVDMKGPLAASIFALQAIKELKIDPVFNVEYALVADEEIGGELGSGYIVKNKLVNPDFVIVCEGGLGKKIGVGHNGIIQLNVTVIGRASHTAYQDKALNSFLEAVNLVSFLEGFFKKTMGEAKRVFVSPSREKLKPIVNIGGVVSSGPGAKINIVSSETSFTIDRRLTPSENLQEVEEEIREAIEKWSKKRRTKVRIEVIHRTEPCAIGCDSDFTRAFKQAVEKIKGKKAVFTISRGATDMHFFVKGQKCQAVGYGVDGEDIHAIEERVSIDDLVKTAQVYAEFLCSPRP from the coding sequence ATGCCCAAGGGTTCTACTGAATGGATTTCAAAAAACCGGGAAAAGTTGTTTTCCCTTCTCGAAAGTCTTGTTCGTATTCCGACCATCAACCCTCCCGGAGAAAAATATTTAGAGATAGTGGAGTTTTTGGATGCGGAGTTCCGGCGCTTGGGATTGGAAACGCAGATTATCCAAGTACCCGAGGAGACGGTCAAAAAGCAGTTGGGATCGGCTTCTTATCCCCGGTATAATTTTATTGCCCGGTGGAACCTTCGAGCTGAAAAAACTGTTTTGTTTAATTCTCATTTTGATGTAGTGCCCGTATCCGGAAAATGGAAGCATGATCCCTTCGGAGGGCAACGAGATGAAAAGTGGATATACGGTAGAGGCTCTGTGGATATGAAAGGCCCCCTGGCAGCCAGCATTTTTGCCTTGCAAGCCATCAAAGAATTAAAAATCGATCCCGTTTTTAACGTGGAATATGCCCTTGTTGCGGATGAAGAAATCGGAGGGGAGTTGGGTTCGGGTTATATCGTTAAAAATAAGCTTGTTAACCCAGATTTCGTTATCGTTTGTGAGGGAGGCTTAGGGAAAAAGATAGGCGTAGGGCATAATGGAATAATCCAGCTGAATGTCACCGTTATAGGCCGAGCGTCTCACACGGCTTACCAGGATAAAGCCTTAAACTCTTTTCTAGAAGCGGTCAACCTGGTTAGCTTTCTGGAGGGATTTTTTAAAAAGACGATGGGAGAAGCAAAAAGGGTATTTGTTTCTCCATCCAGGGAAAAACTCAAACCCATCGTCAATATCGGGGGAGTGGTTTCCTCTGGCCCTGGAGCGAAAATCAACATTGTTTCCTCGGAAACTTCTTTTACCATCGACAGGAGACTGACTCCCTCGGAGAATCTGCAGGAAGTGGAGGAAGAGATCAGGGAAGCGATTGAAAAATGGTCGAAAAAGAGAAGAACAAAGGTGAGGATAGAAGTTATTCACAGGACAGAACCCTGTGCCATTGGTTGCGATTCTGACTTTACAAGGGCTTTCAAACAAGCCGTAGAAAAAATAAAGGGGAAAAAGGCGGTCTTTACCATAAGCAGAGGGGCCACGGATATGCATTTTTTCGTCAAGGGGCAAAAATGCCAAGCCGTTGGGTATGGCGTGGATGGCGAAGATATCCATGCCATTGAAGAAAGGGTTTCTATAGATGATCTTGTGAAAACTGCCCAGGTTTATGCAGAGTTCCTTTGCTCGCCCCGTCCTTGA
- a CDS encoding ferritin: MIISQKIVPFLYKQIGSEFQAFVLYLAIGSYFEIEALPELAAFFFNQADEERQHGLKFIRFLVDNDVAVSIPPIPPADSSFKDPESAIKLSLEREINVTKEIHDLVRLAKEERDFTSDNFLQWFVKEQLEEVTLMDQLLKMVQRAGKEQIMLVEDYLARKGLSKNKEFPKELSMGESSD; the protein is encoded by the coding sequence ATGATCATAAGTCAAAAAATCGTTCCCTTTTTATACAAACAGATCGGCAGTGAATTTCAAGCCTTTGTATTGTACCTGGCCATCGGTTCTTATTTCGAAATAGAAGCTCTGCCAGAACTTGCCGCCTTTTTTTTCAACCAAGCCGATGAAGAAAGACAACACGGCCTGAAATTCATCCGTTTTTTGGTTGATAACGATGTAGCGGTGAGTATTCCCCCCATTCCTCCAGCCGATTCTTCTTTCAAAGACCCTGAGTCGGCCATCAAGTTGTCTCTCGAAAGAGAAATCAATGTAACCAAGGAAATTCATGATCTAGTCAGGCTGGCAAAAGAAGAAAGGGATTTTACCTCCGATAACTTTTTGCAATGGTTTGTCAAGGAACAACTTGAAGAGGTTACACTCATGGACCAGCTTTTAAAAATGGTCCAACGTGCAGGAAAAGAGCAGATTATGCTTGTAGAAGATTACTTGGCCCGAAAAGGCCTTTCCAAAAACAAAGAATTTCCCAAAGAGCTTTCCATGGGTGAAAGCAGTGACTGA
- a CDS encoding ParA family protein has translation MKFISIANQKGGVGKTTTAINLSACLAEKGFSTLLVDVDPQSNATSGVGFSIDSGKSLYPVLTGEKKLQEQIISTPYMNLELIPSNLELANWENETSEGPDSFSLFRKLFRHSLANTSYQYVILDCPPALGLLMVNSMVAADWLIIPIQCEYYALEGLAKMFRLLENLKKFVPFPPSILGILLTMYDSRTNLCQQVVEDVRKHIPDLVFNTIIPRTVRLAEAPSYGKPITLYDPSSTGCVSYRKFTLEFLEKLK, from the coding sequence ATGAAATTTATTTCGATTGCAAACCAGAAGGGCGGAGTGGGGAAAACCACAACGGCGATCAATCTTTCCGCCTGTCTTGCTGAAAAAGGATTTTCAACTCTCCTCGTTGATGTAGATCCACAATCCAATGCGACCAGTGGCGTTGGCTTTTCAATCGATTCAGGTAAGAGCCTTTATCCTGTTTTAACAGGAGAAAAAAAGCTACAAGAGCAAATTATCTCTACTCCCTACATGAACTTGGAACTGATTCCGTCGAATTTGGAACTTGCGAATTGGGAAAATGAAACTTCAGAAGGGCCGGATTCGTTCTCCCTTTTTAGAAAACTCTTCAGACACTCCCTGGCGAACACTTCCTATCAGTATGTCATTCTTGATTGTCCTCCCGCTCTTGGTTTGCTCATGGTCAATTCGATGGTTGCGGCGGATTGGCTCATTATTCCAATCCAATGCGAGTATTATGCCTTGGAAGGACTGGCCAAGATGTTTAGGCTCCTAGAGAATCTTAAAAAATTCGTCCCTTTTCCCCCAAGCATCCTAGGCATTCTTTTGACTATGTATGATAGCCGGACGAACTTATGCCAACAGGTAGTCGAAGACGTCCGCAAGCATATTCCCGATCTTGTTTTCAATACCATTATTCCAAGAACGGTGCGGTTGGCAGAGGCACCAAGCTACGGTAAGCCCATTACCCTTTACGATCCCTCCAGCACGGGGTGTGTCAGTTATAGAAAATTTACATTGGAATTCCTCGAAAAGCTAAAATGA
- a CDS encoding ABC transporter ATP-binding protein, with protein MIKVDNLVKTYSGYTALNGISFEVKKGEIVGFLGPNGAGKTTTMRILSCYLPPTSGKVEVAGFDVLQKPIEIKKRVGYMPENVPLYTDLRVSEYLKYRAKLKGIRGGQVKERVQSVLKLCHIEEVSSSIIGNLSKGYRQRVGLADALIHDPDLLILDEPTIGLDPNQIRSVRELIRNLGQRHTIILSSHILSEVEAVCSRVLIINKGKIEAADTPENLSKLVRGGSVGAIRLELSCKPSIAKEAFELIEEVEEAEVLEEYPGGWTVIQIWPKPGNDIRDRIFDVVQKKGWRLREMSRVKATLEDIFVELTQD; from the coding sequence ATGATAAAGGTAGATAATCTTGTTAAAACTTATTCGGGTTATACAGCCCTCAATGGGATAAGTTTTGAAGTTAAAAAAGGGGAAATCGTGGGATTCCTGGGCCCTAATGGGGCTGGGAAAACGACGACGATGCGTATCCTGTCCTGTTATCTCCCTCCCACAAGTGGAAAAGTTGAAGTTGCCGGTTTCGATGTTCTTCAAAAACCAATTGAAATCAAAAAAAGGGTGGGATATATGCCCGAAAACGTCCCCCTTTACACGGATTTAAGGGTCAGCGAATATTTAAAATACAGGGCTAAACTTAAAGGAATAAGAGGAGGGCAGGTTAAAGAAAGAGTTCAATCGGTCCTCAAGCTTTGTCATATTGAAGAGGTCTCTTCAAGCATCATAGGAAATTTGTCCAAAGGGTATCGGCAGAGAGTAGGGCTAGCCGATGCCCTGATCCATGATCCCGATCTTTTAATTTTAGATGAACCCACGATAGGCCTAGACCCTAACCAGATTCGCTCTGTTAGAGAATTGATTCGCAATTTAGGCCAACGCCACACGATTATTCTTTCATCCCATATTTTAAGCGAGGTTGAAGCCGTATGCAGCCGTGTTTTAATTATAAACAAAGGGAAGATCGAGGCGGCGGATACTCCAGAAAACCTTTCTAAACTTGTTCGAGGCGGCAGCGTTGGAGCGATACGCTTGGAGCTCTCCTGTAAGCCTTCAATAGCTAAAGAAGCATTTGAACTTATTGAGGAAGTGGAGGAAGCGGAAGTTTTAGAAGAATACCCGGGTGGCTGGACGGTCATTCAGATTTGGCCAAAACCGGGTAACGATATCCGGGATAGGATTTTCGATGTGGTACAGAAAAAGGGATGGCGACTCAGAGAGATGTCGAGAGTAAAGGCAACCTTGGAAGATATCTTTGTGGAGTTGACACAGGATTAA
- a CDS encoding ABC transporter permease, with product MAFMTLFQREIKSFFVSPIAYILLFSCSLINGASFVFWLNYITINNIKEFTLLQACLNAFFFWFLLLVQVPVLTMRSFSEEYKLGTIEMILTAPVREWELVLSKFFGSFCFFAVLWLPMILYLGVLRIVYGHSLGMSVGMIVMPFLMLFLIGMFFISIGIFISSLTKNQIVAAILSFALIFLIFSLSFLIYLGVGGQTREMISYLSFLDQMDTFSRGIFDSRPVVLLLSATFLFLFLTERILEWRRLRE from the coding sequence ATGGCTTTTATGACTTTGTTTCAAAGGGAAATTAAAAGTTTTTTTGTATCACCTATAGCCTATATTCTTCTCTTTTCTTGTTCTTTGATTAATGGAGCCAGCTTTGTATTCTGGCTCAATTATATAACCATCAATAATATCAAGGAATTTACCCTCTTGCAGGCTTGTTTGAATGCCTTTTTTTTCTGGTTTTTGCTCCTAGTTCAGGTTCCCGTTTTAACGATGAGGTCTTTTTCAGAAGAATACAAGTTAGGAACTATCGAGATGATCCTGACGGCTCCGGTAAGAGAGTGGGAATTGGTGTTGTCGAAGTTTTTTGGATCGTTCTGTTTTTTTGCCGTTCTTTGGTTACCGATGATTTTATACCTGGGAGTTCTCCGTATAGTTTACGGGCATTCCTTGGGAATGAGTGTAGGTATGATCGTCATGCCCTTTTTAATGTTATTTCTTATCGGAATGTTTTTTATATCTATTGGTATTTTTATCTCTTCGCTTACAAAAAACCAGATTGTTGCGGCCATTCTTTCCTTTGCTTTGATTTTTCTTATTTTTTCGTTAAGTTTCTTAATCTATCTTGGAGTTGGAGGGCAAACACGGGAGATGATCTCATACCTCTCTTTTTTAGACCAAATGGATACCTTTTCCCGTGGTATTTTCGACTCCAGACCCGTGGTATTGTTGCTTTCAGCCACATTCTTATTCTTGTTTCTAACCGAGAGGATCTTGGAATGGAGACGGTTGAGAGAGTAA